The following proteins are encoded in a genomic region of bacterium:
- a CDS encoding aminodeoxychorismate/anthranilate synthase component II, which yields MILVIDNYDSFTYNLVQYLGELGETPQVFRNDAISVEEIVALAPEAIVISPGPCTPAEAGVSTPGVARLIGRIPILGVCLGHQCIGAALGARVVRGRAPVHGKTSRVHHDGRTIFRGLPSPLVGTRYHSLVIDEAGLPDCLEVSARTEDGVVMGVRHRAAPLEGVQFHPESVLTEHGHALLRNFLELARAGAAPAQSAGVGEG from the coding sequence ATGATCCTGGTCATCGACAACTATGACTCATTCACCTACAACCTGGTGCAGTACCTCGGAGAGCTGGGGGAAACGCCGCAGGTCTTTCGGAACGACGCGATCAGCGTCGAGGAAATCGTCGCCCTGGCCCCCGAGGCGATCGTGATCTCGCCGGGCCCCTGCACGCCGGCGGAGGCCGGGGTAAGCACGCCCGGGGTCGCTCGGCTGATCGGCCGCATCCCGATCCTGGGGGTGTGCTTGGGCCACCAGTGCATCGGCGCCGCGCTCGGCGCCCGGGTGGTGCGCGGCCGCGCGCCCGTGCACGGGAAGACTTCGCGGGTCCACCACGACGGCCGGACGATCTTTCGGGGGTTGCCGAGCCCGCTGGTGGGCACCCGTTACCACTCGCTGGTCATCGATGAAGCGGGGCTGCCGGACTGCCTCGAGGTGTCGGCCCGCACGGAAGACGGCGTCGTCATGGGCGTCCGCCACCGCGCGGCGCCGCTGGAGGGGGTGCAGTTCCACCCCGAGTCGGTCCTGACCGAGCACGGCCACGCGCTGCTGAGGAACTTTTTGGAGCTCGCCCGGGCCGGTGCGGCCCCGGCGCAGTCCGCCGGGGTGGGGGAGGGATAG
- the trpD gene encoding anthranilate phosphoribosyltransferase: protein MPLKPAIAKVAAHHTLTETEAHAAMGIIMDGEATPAQIASFITALAVRGETVEEITGFARAMREHAVMISPQADHIVDIVGTGGDRLNTFNISTVTAFVVAGAGGHVAKHGNRAASSKCGAADVLEALGINLGVPPEVVQACVEEVGFGFMFAPHFHPAFKHALAPRREIGIRTVFNILGPLTNPARARRYLQGAPTAVHTELMAQVHAALGVDRAFVVHGQDGMDEISLCAATQVSEVSDGAVRTYTIAPEEFGFRRAPLEALLGGSSQENAEICVGVLRGDGGPRRDVVLLNAGVALVAAGLAEAIGDGIGLAAHSIDSGAAYAKLEALRLKTKFA, encoded by the coding sequence ATGCCGCTCAAACCGGCGATCGCCAAGGTCGCGGCGCACCACACGCTTACCGAAACCGAGGCCCATGCGGCGATGGGGATCATCATGGACGGGGAAGCCACCCCGGCCCAAATCGCCTCATTCATTACCGCGCTGGCGGTGCGCGGCGAGACGGTAGAGGAGATCACGGGGTTCGCCCGGGCGATGCGCGAACACGCCGTCATGATCTCTCCCCAGGCCGACCACATCGTCGACATCGTGGGGACGGGCGGAGATCGGCTCAATACGTTCAACATTTCCACCGTCACGGCGTTCGTGGTCGCGGGGGCGGGCGGACACGTCGCCAAGCACGGCAACCGGGCGGCGAGCAGCAAGTGCGGGGCGGCCGACGTGCTCGAGGCCCTCGGCATCAACCTGGGAGTCCCTCCCGAGGTGGTCCAGGCGTGCGTGGAGGAGGTGGGGTTCGGGTTCATGTTCGCGCCCCACTTTCACCCGGCGTTCAAGCACGCGCTCGCCCCGCGCCGCGAGATCGGCATCCGCACGGTGTTCAACATCCTCGGCCCGCTGACCAATCCCGCCCGTGCGCGCCGCTACCTGCAGGGCGCCCCCACCGCGGTGCACACCGAGCTGATGGCCCAGGTGCACGCCGCGCTCGGCGTCGACCGGGCGTTCGTCGTGCACGGCCAGGACGGGATGGACGAGATCTCGCTGTGCGCGGCCACCCAGGTGTCCGAGGTGTCGGACGGCGCCGTCCGGACCTATACCATCGCCCCCGAGGAGTTCGGGTTCCGGCGCGCCCCCCTCGAGGCGCTTCTCGGGGGATCCTCTCAGGAGAACGCCGAGATCTGCGTCGGCGTCCTGCGCGGTGACGGGGGGCCGCGGCGCGACGTTGTCCTCCTGAACGCCGGCGTCGCCCTGGTCGCCGCGGGGCTGGCTGAGGCGATCGGGGACGGGATCGGCCTCGCGGCTCACAGCATCGATTCGGGCGCCGCGTACGCCAAGCTCGAAGCGCTGCGGCTCAAGACCAAGTTTGCATGA
- a CDS encoding SDR family oxidoreductase encodes MPEHGWALILGASSGFGEAASLEFARSGFDIIGVHLDRKATQAHVEQVINGILTTGRRALFFNVNAADPERREEVLFRAAEEIGPSGTVAVLLHSLAFGNLRPYTADSPQEAITPAQMDMTLSVMAHSLVYWVQDLVHRSLMRKGGKIFAMTSAGGSRVLPNYGAVSAAKAALESHIRQLAMELASRGITINAVRAGVTDTPALRKIPGHEAIVDAALRRNPSGRLTTPSDVARALAALCRPGTEWITGNVIGIDGGEDIIG; translated from the coding sequence ATGCCAGAACACGGATGGGCGTTGATCCTAGGAGCCAGCAGCGGCTTCGGGGAAGCGGCGAGCCTGGAGTTCGCTCGAAGCGGCTTTGACATCATCGGCGTCCACCTCGACCGCAAAGCCACGCAGGCCCACGTCGAGCAAGTGATTAACGGCATCCTCACCACGGGCCGTCGAGCACTGTTCTTCAACGTGAATGCCGCTGACCCGGAGCGCCGGGAGGAAGTGCTGTTTCGCGCGGCCGAAGAGATCGGTCCGTCGGGTACGGTGGCAGTGCTCCTCCACTCCCTCGCCTTCGGGAATCTCCGCCCGTACACCGCCGATTCCCCCCAAGAAGCGATCACCCCAGCCCAGATGGACATGACCCTCAGCGTGATGGCGCACAGCCTGGTCTATTGGGTGCAGGACCTCGTTCACCGAAGCCTGATGCGCAAGGGGGGGAAGATCTTTGCCATGACGAGCGCGGGCGGAAGCCGGGTGCTGCCGAACTACGGGGCGGTTTCCGCGGCCAAGGCGGCGCTCGAATCGCACATTCGCCAACTAGCGATGGAGCTGGCCTCCCGCGGGATCACGATCAATGCGGTTCGGGCGGGGGTCACCGACACGCCAGCGCTGCGCAAGATCCCCGGGCACGAGGCGATCGTCGACGCCGCTCTCCGCCGGAACCCCTCCGGGAGGCTCACCACTCCGAGCGATGTGGCGCGCGCGCTCGCCGCCCTCTGTCGCCCTGGAACGGAGTGGATCACCGGGAACGTCATCGGGATCGACGGCGGGGAAGACATCATCGGTTGA
- a CDS encoding citrate synthase, translated as MQQGSAGSVQVAEGLEGIVVSESRICFVDGIQGRLIYQGYDIHDLAQHASFEEVAYLLWHGELPTRTQLDRLNRDLAQARALPGAVLEMLRTSPRDALPMDVLRSAVSTLGLYDPDSKDHSPDANVRKSIRLTAQIGTIVAAIGRLRAGSAPVPPDPQLTHAANFLYMLGGKPADLESVHAVDIALVLHADHELNASTFSARVTAATLADMHSAITSAIGTLKGPLHGGANEAVMRLLLKIGRPAEAVPTVAAMLAAKQKVPGFGHRVYKTEDPRATHLRRMSETLCRQHGQPQWFEMSREIEQYILREKHLHANVDFYSASTYYALGIPLELFTPVFAVSRISGWSAHVLEQYADNRLIRPRAEYVGPTNRTFVPIDQRT; from the coding sequence GTGCAGCAGGGATCGGCAGGTTCAGTTCAGGTCGCGGAGGGTCTCGAGGGGATCGTCGTTTCGGAGAGCCGCATCTGCTTCGTGGACGGCATCCAGGGACGGCTGATCTACCAAGGGTACGATATCCACGATCTCGCCCAGCACGCGAGTTTCGAAGAGGTGGCATACCTCCTCTGGCACGGAGAGCTCCCCACCCGCACTCAGCTCGACCGGCTCAATCGGGATCTCGCTCAGGCGCGGGCACTGCCTGGTGCCGTGCTGGAGATGCTGCGGACGTCTCCGCGCGACGCGCTCCCGATGGACGTTCTGCGCAGCGCGGTCTCAACCCTCGGGCTCTACGATCCGGACTCCAAAGATCACTCGCCCGACGCCAACGTGCGGAAGTCGATCCGCCTGACCGCGCAGATCGGCACGATCGTTGCGGCGATCGGACGCCTCCGCGCGGGGAGCGCTCCGGTGCCCCCCGACCCCCAACTTACCCACGCGGCGAACTTTCTCTATATGCTTGGCGGGAAGCCGGCGGACCTGGAGAGCGTGCACGCCGTCGACATCGCGCTCGTGCTGCATGCTGACCACGAGCTCAACGCGAGCACGTTTTCAGCCCGGGTCACCGCCGCGACCCTAGCCGACATGCACTCCGCCATCACCTCCGCCATCGGCACGCTGAAGGGCCCGCTGCACGGCGGGGCCAACGAGGCGGTGATGCGGCTCCTCTTGAAGATCGGTCGACCGGCGGAGGCGGTTCCCACCGTGGCGGCGATGCTGGCGGCGAAGCAGAAGGTTCCCGGGTTTGGCCACCGGGTGTACAAAACCGAGGACCCCCGCGCCACGCATCTGCGCCGCATGTCCGAGACCCTCTGCCGCCAGCACGGCCAGCCCCAATGGTTTGAGATGTCGCGGGAGATCGAGCAGTACATTCTGCGCGAAAAACACCTACATGCGAACGTCGACTTCTATTCGGCGTCGACCTATTACGCGCTGGGCATCCCGCTCGAACTGTTCACCCCGGTTTTCGCGGTGAGCCGGATCAGCGGCTGGTCGGCCCACGTACTGGAGCAGTACGCCGACAACCGGCTGATCCGCCCGCGCGCGGAATACGTGGGGCCGACCAACCGGACGTTTGTGCCGATCGACCAGCGAACCTAA
- a CDS encoding phosphoribosylanthranilate isomerase — protein MVRVKICGIRGLEEALAAVDAGADAIGLNFWRPGRRYVPPEIARAIARALPPFVARVGVFVDEEPETIRAIAALCGLDALQLHGSESPEFCRQFDRPVIKGVKVRSAQSVDGLARFGAAALLLDAHVPGEMGGTGRTFDWSLAVRAKEAGPVILSGGLTPENVEEAIRAAVPYAVDVASGVETDGRKDPVKIRAFVTRVQAWNAAEVR, from the coding sequence ATGGTGCGCGTGAAGATCTGCGGGATCCGTGGGCTGGAGGAAGCGCTGGCGGCCGTGGACGCCGGGGCGGATGCGATCGGCCTCAATTTCTGGCGGCCGGGGCGCCGATACGTCCCGCCTGAGATCGCCCGAGCGATCGCCCGGGCGCTCCCGCCGTTCGTGGCACGGGTGGGGGTGTTCGTGGACGAGGAGCCGGAGACGATCCGGGCGATCGCCGCCCTCTGCGGCCTGGACGCCCTGCAGCTTCACGGATCGGAGAGTCCGGAGTTCTGCCGGCAGTTTGACCGCCCGGTGATCAAGGGGGTGAAGGTCCGCAGCGCTCAGAGCGTGGATGGCCTCGCCCGCTTCGGCGCCGCCGCGCTGCTGCTGGACGCGCACGTGCCCGGGGAGATGGGGGGGACGGGGCGGACGTTCGACTGGTCCCTGGCCGTCCGGGCGAAGGAGGCCGGGCCGGTGATCCTGTCCGGCGGGCTCACCCCGGAGAACGTGGAGGAGGCGATCCGGGCGGCGGTCCCCTACGCCGTGGACGTCGCCAGCGGCGTGGAGACCGACGGGCGGAAGGACCCCGTCAAGATTCGCGCGTTTGTCACTCGAGTACAGGCGTGGAATGCTGCGGAGGTGCGATGA
- the trpS gene encoding tryptophan--tRNA ligase has product MTGTQTTATHAERPGGRKKGRLLTGDRPTGRLHVGHYVGSLENRLRLQEEYECFFLIADYHVLTTGADRTREVAGHIRELVLDYLSVGIDPQKSTIYLQSLVPEVAVLHLIFSMLTAVPRLQRVPTLKEVMRDLKLETASLGLLSYPVLQAADILMVRADVVPVGKDQSSHLEVTREIARRFNELYGPVFPEPQTLTGRVGTLVGTDGQAKMSKSLDNAIYLSDDAATVERKVSRMFTDPTRIHPTDPGHVEGNPVFIYHDAFNKDRAEVEDLKARYRAGTVGDVEVKKRLARALNEFLEPIRARRATFAAEPKRLEEMIIAGSRTARREAQETLHLCLERMGMDYFRAVRQEA; this is encoded by the coding sequence ATGACTGGCACCCAGACCACAGCCACACACGCCGAGCGGCCCGGCGGCCGCAAGAAAGGCCGCCTTCTAACCGGAGACCGTCCGACGGGCCGGCTGCACGTTGGTCACTACGTGGGCTCGCTCGAGAACCGCCTCCGGCTGCAGGAAGAGTACGAGTGCTTCTTCCTGATCGCCGACTATCACGTGCTGACGACCGGCGCGGATCGGACGCGGGAGGTGGCCGGCCACATCCGGGAGCTCGTGCTCGACTACCTGAGCGTCGGGATCGACCCGCAGAAGAGCACCATCTACCTCCAATCGCTCGTGCCCGAAGTGGCGGTCCTGCACCTCATTTTTTCCATGCTCACGGCGGTCCCGCGCCTCCAGCGCGTCCCGACCCTCAAGGAGGTGATGCGGGATCTGAAGCTCGAGACCGCCTCCCTGGGCCTGCTGTCGTATCCGGTGCTGCAGGCCGCCGACATTTTGATGGTGCGGGCCGATGTCGTGCCGGTGGGGAAGGACCAATCGAGCCACCTGGAGGTCACCCGGGAGATCGCCCGCCGGTTCAACGAGCTGTACGGGCCGGTCTTTCCGGAGCCCCAAACCCTCACCGGGCGGGTCGGGACGCTGGTGGGGACCGACGGACAGGCGAAGATGAGCAAGTCCCTCGACAACGCGATCTACCTCTCCGACGACGCCGCGACCGTCGAGCGGAAGGTGAGCAGGATGTTCACGGACCCCACGCGGATCCACCCGACCGATCCCGGCCACGTGGAGGGCAACCCCGTGTTTATCTATCACGACGCGTTCAACAAGGACCGAGCGGAGGTGGAGGATCTCAAGGCGCGCTACCGTGCCGGGACCGTGGGCGACGTCGAGGTGAAGAAGCGGCTGGCACGCGCGCTGAACGAATTTCTCGAACCGATCCGAGCCCGGCGCGCCACGTTTGCCGCGGAGCCGAAACGGCTGGAGGAGATGATCATCGCCGGCAGCCGGACGGCACGCCGGGAGGCCCAGGAGACGCTGCACCTGTGCCTGGAGCGCATGGGGATGGATTATTTCCGGGCGGTCCGCCAGGAAGCGTAG
- a CDS encoding transposase yields MDEFCRVTKRDRKVAIRLLRHSPKRPRRRAGRPREYQRTLRPALEQVWEASDYLCSKRLAPFLPALLEALERHDEVTLPAEHRIALLRISPATIDRLLRPVRRLYRRHGLATTSPSLTALRAQVPLRTFGEWTHVPPGHLQADLLAHCGESESGFYLTSLLAIDVATGWTERQAVWGKGHKRVGSAVHFARQALPMPLLSLPTDNGGECLNQILVPWCRGERITFTRGRPYRKNDQAYAEQRNGAVLRRYIGYERYASRAAFAALKAVHELLRLYVNFFQSLRKLVSKERHGARVITRYDRAQTPYRRVLASGVLSPAGSAALTAQYQQLNPLRLRADLQTRLDNLWTLADGRRTAP; encoded by the coding sequence TTGGATGAGTTTTGCCGGGTCACCAAACGGGACCGCAAGGTGGCGATCCGTCTGCTGCGACACTCCCCCAAACGCCCGCGCCGCCGGGCCGGCCGCCCCCGAGAGTATCAGCGCACCTTGCGGCCGGCGTTGGAACAGGTGTGGGAAGCCAGCGACTATCTCTGCTCCAAGCGCTTGGCGCCCTTTCTGCCGGCACTGCTCGAGGCCCTGGAGCGGCATGACGAGGTGACGCTCCCGGCTGAGCACCGCATCGCCCTGCTGCGGATCAGCCCGGCCACCATCGATCGGCTCTTGCGCCCCGTGCGCCGGCTGTACCGGCGCCACGGCCTCGCGACGACCAGCCCGAGCCTCACCGCCCTGCGGGCCCAAGTCCCGCTCCGGACCTTCGGGGAGTGGACCCATGTGCCCCCCGGCCACTTGCAGGCCGATCTGCTCGCGCACTGCGGGGAAAGCGAATCCGGCTTCTATCTCACCTCGCTCCTCGCCATCGACGTCGCCACCGGCTGGACCGAGCGGCAGGCCGTCTGGGGCAAGGGCCACAAGCGCGTGGGCAGCGCCGTGCACTTCGCCCGTCAGGCCCTGCCCATGCCCCTGCTCAGCCTGCCTACCGACAACGGCGGGGAGTGCCTCAACCAGATCCTCGTGCCGTGGTGTCGTGGGGAGCGCATCACCTTCACCCGCGGCCGACCCTATCGCAAGAACGACCAGGCGTATGCCGAGCAACGCAACGGCGCCGTGCTGCGCCGGTACATCGGCTACGAGCGCTACGCCAGCCGTGCCGCGTTCGCCGCGCTGAAGGCCGTGCACGAATTGCTACGGCTGTACGTGAACTTCTTTCAATCCCTCCGCAAATTGGTGTCCAAAGAACGCCACGGCGCCCGCGTAATCACACGCTACGATCGCGCGCAGACGCCCTACCGCCGGGTGCTCGCCAGCGGCGTCCTCAGCCCAGCAGGCAGCGCCGCGCTCACCGCTCAGTATCAGCAGCTCAACCCACTCCGGTTGCGTGCGGATCTTCAAACTCGCCTCGATAACCTCTGGACCCTCGCGGACGGCAGGAGGACCGCCCCATGA
- the trpB gene encoding tryptophan synthase subunit beta, translated as MTARPVAEIRSRGRFGAYGGRYVPETLIPVLDQLEAAYAAAARDPAFAAEVNRYLATFCGRPTPLYFARRLTEALGGARIYLKREDLLHTGAHKINNTIGQVLLAIRMGKRRIIAETGAGQHGVATATAAAAFGLPCDVYMGTEDMERQALNVFRMQLLGARVIPVDSGTRTLKDAINEALRDWVTNVETTLYVIGSVVGPHPYPTLVRDFQSVIGRETRAQMQAAEGRLPDCLVACVGGGSNSMGLFHPFKDDPQVSFIGVEAGGLGLATGRHAATLCAGSPGVLHGALSYLLQNADGQVLPTHSISAGLDYPGVGPEHAYFKDLGRAAYVSVTDAEARDAFHFLSRTEGIIPALEPAHAVAYLRTLVPRLGREKIIVLGLSGRGDKDVDTIAKAMEPPL; from the coding sequence ATGACCGCCAGACCAGTCGCCGAGATCCGGTCGCGAGGCCGCTTCGGGGCATACGGGGGACGCTACGTTCCCGAAACGCTGATCCCGGTGCTCGATCAGTTGGAGGCGGCGTACGCGGCGGCGGCCCGCGATCCCGCGTTTGCCGCCGAGGTCAACCGGTACCTGGCGACGTTTTGCGGTCGGCCGACCCCACTGTACTTCGCCCGGCGCCTCACCGAGGCACTGGGCGGGGCGCGGATCTACCTGAAGCGGGAGGATCTCCTCCACACCGGGGCCCACAAGATCAACAACACGATCGGCCAGGTGCTGCTGGCGATCCGCATGGGCAAGCGCCGCATTATCGCCGAGACCGGGGCGGGCCAGCACGGCGTGGCCACCGCCACCGCGGCGGCCGCGTTCGGGCTCCCCTGCGACGTCTACATGGGCACGGAGGACATGGAGCGGCAGGCCCTCAACGTTTTCCGGATGCAGCTGCTGGGGGCTCGGGTCATTCCGGTCGACTCGGGCACCCGGACGCTGAAGGACGCGATCAATGAAGCGCTGCGGGACTGGGTGACGAACGTCGAGACGACGCTCTACGTCATCGGGTCGGTGGTGGGCCCTCATCCGTACCCTACGCTCGTTCGCGACTTTCAGTCCGTGATCGGCCGGGAGACGCGCGCGCAGATGCAGGCGGCGGAGGGGCGGCTGCCCGATTGTCTGGTCGCGTGCGTCGGCGGGGGCAGCAACTCGATGGGCCTGTTTCATCCATTTAAGGATGACCCGCAGGTGTCGTTCATCGGCGTCGAGGCGGGGGGACTCGGCCTCGCCACCGGACGGCACGCCGCGACCCTGTGTGCCGGAAGCCCTGGGGTGCTCCACGGCGCGCTGAGCTACCTGCTGCAGAACGCGGACGGCCAGGTGCTGCCCACGCACTCCATTTCCGCCGGCCTCGACTACCCCGGCGTCGGCCCCGAGCACGCCTACTTCAAAGATCTCGGCCGCGCGGCATACGTGTCGGTGACCGACGCCGAGGCCCGCGACGCGTTCCACTTCCTTTCGCGGACGGAAGGGATCATTCCGGCGCTCGAACCGGCTCACGCGGTGGCCTACCTGCGCACGCTCGTTCCGCGGCTGGGCCGCGAGAAGATCATTGTCCTGGGTCTCAGCGGGCGCGGCGACAAGGATGTCGACACGATCGCCAAGGCGATGGAGCCCCCTCTGTGA
- the trpA gene encoding tryptophan synthase subunit alpha, protein MTANRLIDTLAALKAQGRRALIPYVMAGDPDLGATERLVAIMEAAGADAVELGIPFSDPIADGPINQRAGLRAMARGAGVRPAMDLVARLRERTQVPLAFMTYYNLILRHGLEAFCRDAAAAGLDGLIVADLPPEEGGELIAAARRQKMATIFLLAPTSTEARIRAVAAVSTGFVYCVSRTGVTGIRDELPAGVRELVLRIREQTQTPICVGFGISRPAQAHEVAAVADGVIVGSAIVKMIEEAPAKLDAVGTFVRELKAAVAG, encoded by the coding sequence GTGACGGCGAACCGGCTTATCGACACTCTGGCCGCGCTGAAGGCGCAGGGCCGTCGGGCGCTCATCCCCTACGTCATGGCGGGGGATCCGGATCTCGGCGCGACCGAACGGCTCGTCGCCATAATGGAGGCCGCGGGGGCCGATGCGGTGGAGTTGGGGATCCCGTTCAGCGATCCGATCGCCGACGGCCCCATCAACCAGCGGGCGGGGCTCCGGGCGATGGCCCGCGGTGCGGGAGTTCGTCCGGCGATGGACCTGGTCGCCCGCCTCCGCGAGCGGACCCAGGTGCCGCTCGCCTTCATGACCTACTACAACCTCATCCTCCGCCACGGGCTGGAGGCGTTCTGCCGGGACGCGGCGGCGGCGGGTCTCGACGGCCTGATCGTCGCCGACCTCCCGCCCGAAGAGGGCGGGGAGCTCATCGCCGCGGCACGGCGGCAGAAAATGGCGACAATTTTCCTCCTGGCCCCCACGAGCACCGAGGCGCGCATTCGGGCGGTCGCCGCGGTGTCGACCGGGTTCGTTTACTGCGTGTCCAGAACCGGGGTCACCGGCATCCGCGACGAGCTGCCGGCGGGCGTGCGGGAGTTGGTGCTGCGAATCCGGGAGCAGACCCAGACGCCGATCTGCGTCGGGTTCGGCATCAGCCGCCCGGCTCAGGCGCACGAAGTGGCGGCGGTGGCCGACGGGGTGATCGTCGGCAGTGCCATCGTCAAGATGATTGAGGAGGCTCCCGCCAAGCTCGACGCCGTCGGCACCTTTGTGCGGGAACTCAAGGCTGCGGTGGCAGGGTGA
- the trpC gene encoding indole-3-glycerol phosphate synthase TrpC, which yields MTGALGAIVEHKRRELADRRRRIPLDDLRRRTADAEPPRGFLRALRGPRIQLIAEVKGASPSAGTIRAGFDPAAVARGYEAAGAAAISVLTDARYFHGADAHLAEARRAVGIPVLRKDFVVDPYQVYEARAIGADAVLLIAAILSLEELAELQSLAEELAMAALVEVHDEVELERASAVRASLVGINNRNLDTLETSLEVSRRLRPRTTEEATVVAESGIETRAQVEEMERLGMHAVLVGTALMRAPDPAARVRELLGIAR from the coding sequence GTGACGGGCGCCCTGGGCGCGATCGTCGAGCACAAGCGCCGAGAACTGGCGGATCGCCGGCGCCGCATCCCGCTGGACGATCTGCGCCGGCGGACGGCGGACGCCGAGCCGCCCCGGGGATTCCTCCGGGCGCTCCGGGGGCCGCGGATTCAGCTGATCGCCGAGGTGAAAGGGGCTTCGCCGTCCGCCGGCACGATTCGGGCGGGCTTTGATCCGGCCGCGGTGGCGCGCGGGTACGAGGCGGCGGGGGCCGCGGCGATCTCGGTGCTGACCGACGCTCGGTACTTCCACGGAGCGGACGCGCACCTGGCGGAGGCCCGCCGGGCGGTCGGGATCCCGGTCCTCCGCAAGGACTTTGTCGTGGACCCGTACCAGGTCTACGAAGCCCGGGCGATCGGCGCGGACGCGGTGCTCTTGATCGCGGCGATCCTGTCCCTGGAGGAGCTTGCGGAGTTGCAGAGCCTGGCGGAGGAACTGGCGATGGCCGCGCTCGTCGAGGTGCACGACGAGGTGGAGCTGGAGCGGGCCAGCGCGGTCCGCGCCTCTCTGGTTGGAATCAACAACCGCAACCTCGATACGCTCGAGACCTCGCTGGAGGTCTCGAGGCGGCTGCGTCCCCGCACCACGGAGGAGGCGACGGTCGTCGCCGAAAGCGGGATCGAAACACGCGCGCAGGTCGAGGAGATGGAGCGGCTCGGAATGCACGCGGTGCTCGTCGGCACCGCGTTGATGCGAGCGCCGGACCCGGCGGCCCGCGTGCGGGAGTTGTTGGGCATCGCGCGATGA
- a CDS encoding LLM class flavin-dependent oxidoreductase — protein sequence MGAFGLTLPNRGVLLGTITPDELLALGELADRSGAFQSLWVGDSILAKPRLESVVLLGGLAGRTHRARLGVACMSTFAHRHPILLALQWSSLDVLCNGRALLIACLGGSDEMSAAQALEHLTMGITSSERIGRLEEGIVLLRRLFTEERVTHQGRFYHAEGVTIEPRPVQHPLPIWIASNPTTVTYKVGQPVSGRNVERSFRRVARLADGWMTNKISPQIFAEQWAIIRRMAIEEGRDPNPLGNVLYHNININPDREQALDESRRFLNAYYTANFSRGFVEAWTAVGTPAQCIDQFKAYFAAGVEEIAVRMTSWDQRGQLDLFLREVAPAFAPGAGRPA from the coding sequence ATGGGAGCGTTCGGCCTCACCCTTCCCAACCGAGGCGTGCTGCTCGGCACGATCACGCCGGATGAGCTGTTGGCCCTCGGAGAGCTGGCCGACCGCTCGGGCGCGTTTCAGTCGCTCTGGGTCGGCGACAGCATCCTGGCCAAACCGCGATTGGAGTCGGTGGTTCTCTTGGGCGGGCTGGCCGGGCGCACGCATCGTGCCCGGCTGGGGGTGGCGTGCATGTCCACCTTCGCCCACCGCCATCCCATCTTGCTCGCGCTGCAGTGGTCGAGCCTTGATGTGCTGTGCAACGGGCGGGCACTGCTCATCGCCTGCCTCGGCGGATCGGACGAGATGAGCGCGGCGCAGGCGCTGGAGCATCTGACGATGGGAATCACCTCGAGTGAGCGGATTGGGCGGTTGGAGGAGGGGATCGTCCTGCTCCGTCGGTTGTTCACCGAGGAGCGCGTCACCCACCAGGGACGGTTCTATCACGCGGAGGGCGTAACGATCGAACCGCGGCCGGTGCAGCACCCACTCCCGATCTGGATCGCCAGCAATCCCACGACCGTCACCTACAAAGTCGGGCAGCCGGTCAGTGGGCGGAATGTGGAACGGTCGTTCCGCCGGGTGGCCCGCCTCGCCGATGGTTGGATGACGAACAAGATTTCCCCGCAGATCTTTGCGGAGCAATGGGCGATCATCCGGCGGATGGCCATAGAGGAGGGGCGCGACCCGAACCCCCTGGGCAACGTCCTCTACCACAACATCAATATCAACCCGGACCGGGAGCAGGCCCTCGATGAGAGCCGGCGTTTCCTCAACGCGTACTACACCGCTAACTTCTCGCGGGGGTTCGTGGAAGCATGGACGGCCGTGGGAACGCCTGCCCAGTGCATCGACCAGTTCAAGGCGTACTTCGCTGCCGGTGTCGAGGAGATCGCGGTCCGGATGACCTCTTGGGACCAGCGGGGTCAGCTCGATCTCTTCCTCCGAGAGGTGGCCCCGGCCTTCGCGCCGGGTGCGGGAAGGCCTGCCTGA